One Candidatus Woesearchaeota archaeon genomic region harbors:
- a CDS encoding HAD hydrolase-like protein produces MIKVIIFDWFGVCTVENWADTLGRELSSKLNLDESLVKQKFKPLIQPFARAELSSEQFLEQFIGSLNKNKNPQDFVYLFETIPKVNTELLNYILELKKKYPVFMLSNNFGPVFPNYEKQVDFKKYFDKLFLSHKLKLSKTQDRIWEKILPDIEFKPDELVFIDNKEKYFEPAKKHGIKCILFLKNDQVKKELADLNVKVD; encoded by the coding sequence ATGATTAAAGTAATTATTTTTGATTGGTTTGGGGTTTGCACAGTAGAAAATTGGGCAGATACTCTTGGAAGAGAATTAAGTAGTAAATTAAATTTGGATGAATCTTTGGTGAAACAAAAATTTAAACCATTAATTCAACCATTTGCAAGAGCAGAATTATCTTCTGAACAATTTTTAGAACAATTTATTGGTTCATTAAATAAAAACAAGAATCCTCAAGATTTTGTTTATCTATTTGAAACAATCCCCAAAGTAAATACTGAATTGCTCAATTACATTTTAGAGTTGAAAAAGAAATATCCTGTTTTTATGTTATCGAATAATTTTGGACCTGTATTTCCAAATTATGAGAAGCAGGTTGATTTCAAAAAATATTTTGACAAACTATTCTTATCACATAAATTGAAATTGAGTAAAACTCAAGACAGAATTTGGGAAAAAATTCTTCCTGATATTGAGTTTAAGCCAGACGAATTAGTATTTATAGATAATAAGGAAAAATATTTTGAACCTGCAAAAAAACATGGAATAAAATGTATTTTATTCTTGAAAAACGACCAAGTGAAAAAAGAATTGGCAGACTTAAATGTTAAAGTAGACTAA